The following are from one region of the Methanobrevibacter sp. genome:
- a CDS encoding MATE family efflux transporter encodes MNLTGFSDLFRNKEGYLFSNKALLFLFLPLIGEKLLEMLVGFADSIMVASLGEAAISGVSLVDFVMQLLIFSFAALAAGGAVIAGQYIGDRKLDMACKSVDQLLWFNAIFSFVLMMAILIFRSTIIGLLFGSIEADVWANADKYLVIAAFSIPFMAIFNVGGAIFRTTGNSYLPMKVLLVCDVLNIIGNAYCIYFLGMDVTGVAIPTVLSRFLSAAIIIFFALNPKYELHLTRSLRFRFNWRMLKNILGVGIPYGVENGLFQLGRILILSLVSTFGTMAIAANSVGYALTVFQVLPGFAINLGLTVVISQCVGAKDFEQAKYYNKKILIIIFASITTASLVVYAALPQILGIYGLSTQTAELTAEMILWHTVFSIIIWPIAFSLPSTFRGAGDAKFPMYVGIIVMFSCRIGLSYVLSLNYGMGVIGTWFAMFIDWFVRAGVYVYRYFSGKWMEFRAIE; translated from the coding sequence ATGAATTTAACTGGATTCTCAGATTTGTTTAGAAACAAGGAAGGCTATTTATTTTCAAACAAGGCTTTGCTGTTTTTGTTCCTGCCATTGATTGGTGAAAAGCTGTTGGAAATGTTGGTGGGATTTGCAGATTCAATAATGGTTGCATCTCTTGGTGAGGCGGCAATTTCGGGGGTTTCACTTGTTGATTTTGTAATGCAGCTTTTAATCTTTAGTTTTGCGGCCCTGGCTGCAGGTGGAGCGGTAATTGCAGGGCAATACATTGGGGACAGAAAGCTTGACATGGCCTGCAAATCTGTAGATCAGCTATTGTGGTTTAATGCAATCTTTTCATTTGTTCTCATGATGGCAATATTGATTTTTAGATCAACTATCATTGGATTGTTGTTTGGAAGCATTGAGGCTGACGTATGGGCAAACGCCGACAAGTATCTTGTAATTGCGGCCTTCTCAATTCCATTCATGGCTATTTTCAATGTAGGGGGAGCCATTTTCAGAACCACTGGAAATTCATACCTGCCAATGAAGGTTCTTCTAGTATGTGATGTTTTGAATATAATTGGAAACGCCTATTGCATCTACTTTTTGGGAATGGATGTAACCGGTGTAGCTATACCAACGGTACTGTCAAGGTTCCTCTCTGCGGCAATTATAATATTTTTTGCCCTTAATCCGAAATATGAGCTTCATTTAACAAGATCGTTAAGGTTCAGGTTTAACTGGAGGATGCTGAAAAACATTTTAGGTGTTGGAATCCCATATGGAGTTGAAAACGGATTGTTCCAGCTTGGAAGAATATTGATTTTGAGTTTGGTTTCAACATTCGGAACAATGGCAATAGCTGCAAATTCAGTGGGATATGCATTAACAGTATTTCAGGTTTTGCCTGGCTTTGCAATCAATTTGGGTCTTACCGTGGTCATATCTCAATGTGTGGGAGCTAAGGATTTTGAACAGGCAAAATATTACAACAAAAAGATTCTAATAATCATATTTGCTTCAATAACAACAGCCTCATTGGTGGTTTATGCAGCATTGCCTCAGATATTGGGAATTTATGGTTTATCAACTCAAACAGCTGAACTGACTGCTGAAATGATATTATGGCATACCGTATTTTCAATAATAATCTGGCCAATTGCATTTTCACTTCCTTCAACATTTAGAGGGGCCGGAGACGCCAAATTCCCAATGTATGTTGGAATTATTGTAATGTTCTCCTGCAGAATCGGACTGTCCTATGTCCTATCTTTAAATTATGGGATGGGTGTAATTGGAACATGGTTTGCAATGTTCATCGACTGGTTTGTAAGGGCAGGAGTCTATGTTTACAGGTACTTCTCAGGCAAATGGATGGAATTCAGAGCCATTGAATAA
- a CDS encoding alpha/beta hydrolase family protein encodes MALFTGDFKSKELKKSTPITVILPSDNINYLEGIDSSAKPPFKTLYLLHGMFGNNETFVYNTLIRSFATDNNLAVVMPSCDNSFYLNNPPAYEYYSNYVGEELVNFTREIFPLSTKREDTFIAGFSMGGYGAIRTGLLYNDTFSAIGGISSALISHRLKYVVDEFKEVVDTKEYLESVFGDLSKVVGSDKDPEFLIDELLEKNKEIPKIFMTVGKNDFLRTENEAFHKFLVEKNVPVTFNEYPGEHTWDFCNTHIEQFIKWLEL; translated from the coding sequence ATGGCATTATTTACAGGAGATTTCAAATCAAAAGAATTAAAAAAAAGCACACCAATTACAGTTATTCTACCTTCAGACAACATAAATTACTTGGAAGGCATTGATTCCAGTGCAAAGCCACCATTCAAGACATTGTATTTGCTTCACGGAATGTTTGGAAATAACGAAACATTTGTATATAATACTTTAATCAGGTCATTTGCAACAGATAACAATTTGGCAGTTGTAATGCCTAGCTGTGACAACTCATTTTATCTGAACAATCCTCCGGCTTACGAATATTATTCAAATTATGTTGGGGAGGAATTGGTTAACTTTACAAGGGAAATTTTTCCATTGTCCACCAAAAGGGAAGATACATTTATTGCAGGATTTTCAATGGGTGGATATGGAGCTATAAGAACAGGTTTGCTTTATAACGATACATTCTCAGCTATTGGGGGAATTTCATCAGCATTGATAAGTCATAGGTTGAAATATGTTGTTGATGAATTTAAGGAAGTTGTGGATACCAAGGAATATCTTGAGTCTGTTTTTGGAGATTTGAGCAAGGTTGTTGGCAGTGACAAGGATCCTGAATTTTTGATTGACGAACTTTTGGAGAAAAACAAGGAGATTCCTAAAATATTCATGACTGTAGGTAAGAACGACTTCTTGAGGACAGAAAATGAGGCTTTTCACAAGTTTCTAGTAGAGAAGAACGTTCCGGTAACATTCAATGAATATCCTGGCGAACACACCTGGGATTTCTGCAATACACACATCGAGCAGTTCATCAAATGGCTCGAACTATAG
- a CDS encoding Ig-like domain repeat protein, whose protein sequence is MNFKKILLLFLILVLAIGVASAEDPSQANNGSLEISYDNEVSPLVTSASNTYTVTEGNYDQYFASDGGIKSGALNDGDTVILSGSFTGKNFIISKNITVTGAQDNLITNGKITLTSASSGATISKLNIVNLDVEDKQAIILKGATYCTIEGNNISCSGKSSFTIALNTGSNYNVISNNILKTVGPSANFVLGGAHYNTIKNNYVEIADSNGIYLSQYGSGDFSGGLSNNNLIYNNTVKCSIDCPSSWCYGIQIMGSNNVVDSNTVIGTYLGIGGSTNTNITNNLIVNLTGTYMSGGTVEGASYGISSGAGSNIINNTIKDSYIKESAIYVGDNCVVKDNSVEITGAGAGVTANGNNVIIKDNTIKTVSGATVYQKGKYDGLMVDNNTLVSYSGIGVSADRSSKSKYPTNIVITNNNISTSNAKAINLPYTPSYTLINNDVGSSSVVTQSGTMKPTSISLEAIPDVEFGNDVVIKANITEGSTGTVSFNVSGTIYNVEIVDNKATLTLSNLNIGSHVVTATYGGSGTYLGCSNKTNFKVISQNSIFVSPSGDDDNDGYTWETAVKTIEKAVSLIQDGGKIYIGNGVTVAKNPGISITVTKNVDFVGQDKDLTVIDGQGLANGNYGFFYTDQNNKLGFYNLTFINCKGKLDGGAIGVDYFGNSPNFMTIDNCKFINCSALYSGSAVYVYNDCGTLNLNITNSLFEDNKITSTRLEGAVYLGTLGNNKINLKVDNCTFINNKNKDDVFNSITINYAGAVDAKINHNIFANNTGNDIHKINEVNNGGTVSINADENWWGTNNPTLNDLTLNNWIILNSDSNFTDNLKPGDVISIEAYFVLNNGTPIADPALFEGYNVTINGVKTSIKDGKASYDYTLSNGENLIPISADRANVDLTYSINYEPEEVYVSPSGDDDNDGYTWDTAVKTIEQALTIVKDGGKIYIGNGVTVAKNPGTSITVTKNVDFVGQDKDSTIIDGQGLANGNYGFFYTNQNNKLGFYNLTFINCKGNIGGGAIGVDYFGNKPNFMTIDNCKFINCRSGYQGSAVYVYNDYGILNLNVSNSLFKDNKLTLDYPDSLEGAIYVGTLNEKINLNINNCTFINNTDKKGNFNSITINYAGAVDAKINHNIFANNTGNDIHKINEVNNGGTVSINADENWWGTNNPTVNGITLNNWVILNATAKFNGCTVGDNIPVEAYFVLNNGTPIANPALFEGYNVTINGVSTTINGGKATSNYKVVEGENLINVFADRAVVTLNYNLVIPEILYVSTTGNDENDGLSWDSSLKTINNALKRIKNGGIIYVADGEYIIDSTITASSKDFTIIGQNKGQVILNGNSKKLSKFTSCNIHLINLTFTGGNPKSSSVTQRVGGAIHVTYGSLKVENCTFIDNKAADGGAIYLDGGANLTALNSTFISNDGGSYGGGISTWGGYFTIDSCIFKSCTASSGSAVYSRARGGNITNSIVLGSVYDNNEGVVIANNNWWGSNDNPYPNEGKVPKVETWIVLNSTSDFTDNLGAGDVISVDAYFVLNNGTPIADPALFEGYNVTINGEETTIENGKASRNYTLLKGSNIIPISADNANIELSYFVKESTTIEITNIPALNVGQKGDVTAVVKNETGDVIDTITVPYSADAAGNFTVTLTYPGNETYMSATRNVTVEVCKGTTTLETVGNLPNLTVGQMAAIMINVKDEKGNVIDNITVPYSADAAGNFTVPVNFAGNDNYLPASMNITLNVAKASASISVTVPDIAYGDNVTVTISSSKELNGEVIVNINGTEFTVPIVNGTASFNKNLGLSAGKYNVKANFTGDNSYTSVAANTEFTVDKVATSITAENIVLKVGENGNIVGEVQDEKGNVIDKITVPFNATDAGIFTVPIVYAGNENYNESSININVTVNRGSTTIEITKIPELTIGETGDITADVKDEKGNVIDTITVPYSADAAGNFTVPVNFAGNDNYLPSSTDVTVSVFKSSADLETDDLEMYFKDGSQYKVTVKDSRGNPVAGEKVTLILNGDRFKDLTYQRTTDENGVASLPINLIKGEYSITACYDSKNITSKVSVLVRENKLSADNIVKYYRNGTHYTVKLTNEKGNPIVGEKITVTLKGKSFNDLKYVITTNSDGVATLPINLVAGNYEITAQYDDVKIKTQIEVKDVLITNDLTKSVSKAATLDATFLDDHGKPLVGQKVTYTFKFPTKTVSYTKITDNNGVAKLPINLAKGTYKVTVTTETGVKKEANIKVTA, encoded by the coding sequence ATGAATTTTAAAAAAATTTTACTCCTATTTCTAATATTGGTTTTAGCAATAGGGGTAGCTAGTGCTGAAGACCCATCACAAGCTAATAATGGTTCTTTAGAAATCTCATATGACAATGAGGTATCACCTTTGGTTACTAGTGCATCTAACACATATACAGTAACTGAAGGAAATTACGATCAGTATTTTGCTAGTGATGGAGGAATTAAATCCGGTGCTTTAAATGATGGAGATACTGTGATTTTATCTGGAAGCTTTACAGGTAAAAACTTCATAATAAGCAAGAACATAACCGTTACTGGGGCACAGGACAATTTGATTACAAACGGTAAAATTACATTAACAAGTGCTTCTTCAGGAGCTACAATATCTAAGTTAAACATAGTTAACTTGGATGTTGAAGACAAGCAAGCAATCATACTAAAGGGCGCCACCTACTGTACAATTGAAGGCAACAACATTTCCTGTAGTGGTAAAAGTTCATTTACAATAGCATTGAATACAGGATCTAATTATAATGTTATTTCCAACAACATTTTAAAAACAGTGGGACCAAGTGCTAACTTCGTATTGGGGGGAGCACATTACAATACAATTAAAAACAATTATGTTGAAATTGCAGACTCCAATGGAATCTATCTTTCACAATACGGAAGTGGAGACTTTAGTGGAGGACTCTCAAACAACAATCTGATTTATAACAACACCGTGAAATGCAGCATTGACTGTCCATCATCATGGTGTTATGGGATTCAGATAATGGGTTCTAACAATGTTGTAGACTCAAACACAGTAATAGGCACCTATCTGGGTATTGGGGGAAGTACTAATACCAATATTACCAATAACTTAATAGTTAACTTAACTGGAACCTACATGTCCGGTGGAACTGTTGAAGGTGCTAGTTATGGTATAAGTAGTGGTGCTGGATCAAATATTATAAACAATACAATTAAAGATAGTTACATCAAAGAATCTGCAATTTATGTGGGTGACAATTGTGTTGTTAAAGACAACAGTGTTGAAATAACAGGTGCTGGTGCTGGTGTTACTGCAAATGGGAACAATGTCATAATAAAAGACAATACAATTAAAACAGTATCAGGAGCTACTGTTTACCAGAAAGGAAAATATGATGGGTTGATGGTTGATAACAATACTCTTGTTTCATATTCTGGAATTGGAGTATCTGCAGACAGATCATCAAAGTCCAAATATCCTACAAATATTGTAATAACCAACAATAATATTTCAACTTCAAATGCAAAGGCAATAAACCTTCCTTATACACCATCATATACACTAATAAACAATGATGTTGGTTCTTCATCAGTTGTTACACAATCTGGTACAATGAAACCAACTTCAATAAGTTTGGAAGCAATTCCAGATGTTGAATTTGGTAATGATGTAGTAATCAAAGCTAATATAACTGAGGGTTCAACAGGTACTGTTTCCTTCAATGTGAGTGGCACAATCTATAATGTTGAAATAGTGGATAATAAAGCTACTTTAACATTATCTAATCTAAATATTGGCTCTCATGTTGTAACTGCAACATATGGAGGTTCAGGAACTTATTTAGGTTGTTCTAATAAAACTAATTTCAAAGTAATTAGTCAAAACTCCATTTTTGTTTCTCCTTCAGGTGATGATGACAACGATGGTTACACATGGGAGACTGCTGTTAAAACCATAGAAAAGGCTGTAAGTCTTATCCAAGATGGTGGAAAAATTTATATTGGTAATGGTGTGACTGTTGCTAAAAATCCAGGAATATCAATAACTGTTACTAAAAATGTTGATTTCGTTGGTCAAGACAAAGATTTGACCGTCATTGATGGTCAAGGTTTGGCTAATGGAAATTATGGATTCTTCTACACTGATCAAAACAATAAATTAGGATTCTATAATTTAACTTTCATCAATTGTAAAGGTAAACTTGATGGTGGAGCAATTGGTGTTGATTATTTCGGCAATAGTCCTAATTTCATGACAATTGACAATTGTAAATTTATTAACTGCAGTGCTCTTTATTCAGGTTCTGCTGTATATGTCTACAATGATTGTGGTACACTTAATTTAAACATCACAAATTCATTATTTGAAGACAATAAAATCACCAGTACTCGTTTAGAAGGTGCTGTTTATTTAGGTACACTTGGAAACAACAAAATCAATTTGAAAGTTGACAACTGTACTTTTATTAACAATAAAAATAAAGATGATGTTTTCAATTCCATAACCATTAATTATGCTGGTGCTGTCGATGCAAAAATTAACCACAACATTTTTGCAAACAATACAGGAAATGATATTCACAAAATCAATGAAGTCAACAATGGTGGAACTGTCAGCATAAATGCAGATGAAAACTGGTGGGGAACAAACAACCCAACCCTCAATGATCTTACACTTAATAATTGGATAATATTGAATAGTGATTCTAACTTTACTGATAATCTTAAACCTGGAGATGTCATTTCTATTGAAGCATACTTTGTTTTGAATAATGGAACTCCTATTGCAGATCCTGCTTTATTTGAAGGATACAATGTAACTATTAACGGTGTTAAAACTTCAATTAAAGATGGAAAAGCTAGTTATGATTATACTCTATCAAACGGTGAAAACCTTATTCCAATTAGTGCAGACAGGGCCAATGTGGATTTGACCTATTCTATTAATTATGAACCTGAGGAAGTATATGTCTCTCCTTCAGGTGATGATGACAACGATGGTTACACATGGGATACTGCTGTTAAAACCATCGAACAAGCTTTAACCATAGTTAAGGATGGTGGAAAAATCTATATTGGTAATGGTGTGACTGTTGCTAAAAATCCTGGAACATCAATAACTGTTACTAAAAATGTTGATTTCGTTGGTCAAGACAAAGATTCAACCATCATTGATGGTCAAGGTTTGGCTAATGGAAATTATGGATTCTTCTACACTAATCAAAATAATAAATTAGGATTCTATAATTTAACTTTCATAAATTGTAAAGGTAACATTGGTGGTGGAGCAATTGGTGTTGATTATTTCGGCAATAAGCCTAATTTCATGACAATTGACAATTGTAAATTTATTAATTGTAGAAGTGGATACCAAGGATCTGCAGTTTATGTATATAATGATTACGGCATACTTAATTTAAATGTTTCAAATTCATTATTTAAAGACAATAAACTTACATTGGATTATCCCGACAGTTTAGAAGGGGCAATTTATGTGGGTACACTGAATGAAAAAATCAATTTAAACATCAACAATTGTACATTTATCAACAACACAGACAAAAAAGGCAACTTCAATTCCATAACCATTAATTATGCTGGTGCTGTCGATGCAAAAATTAACCACAACATTTTTGCAAACAATACAGGAAATGATATTCACAAAATCAATGAAGTCAACAATGGTGGAACTGTCAGCATAAATGCAGATGAAAACTGGTGGGGAACAAACAACCCAACAGTCAACGGCATAACACTCAACAACTGGGTGATATTAAATGCTACAGCCAAATTCAATGGTTGTACAGTTGGGGACAATATTCCTGTAGAGGCTTACTTTGTCTTAAATAATGGAACTCCTATTGCAAATCCTGCTTTATTCGAAGGATACAATGTAACAATCAATGGAGTCAGTACTACCATTAATGGTGGGAAAGCTACTTCAAACTATAAAGTAGTTGAAGGCGAAAATCTTATAAATGTTTTCGCTGATAGGGCAGTCGTTACCTTGAATTATAATTTAGTCATACCGGAGATACTTTATGTCTCTACTACTGGTAATGATGAAAATGATGGTTTAAGTTGGGATTCTTCCTTAAAGACTATTAATAATGCTTTGAAAAGAATTAAAAATGGTGGAATAATCTATGTTGCAGACGGAGAATACATTATTGATTCTACAATTACTGCAAGCTCTAAAGATTTCACCATAATTGGTCAAAATAAAGGCCAAGTAATTCTCAATGGTAACTCAAAAAAATTATCCAAGTTTACCAGCTGTAATATTCATTTGATTAATTTAACTTTCACTGGAGGAAATCCTAAAAGTTCAAGTGTTACTCAACGTGTTGGTGGTGCAATTCATGTTACCTATGGTTCTTTAAAGGTTGAAAACTGTACATTTATTGATAATAAAGCGGCCGATGGTGGAGCTATTTACCTTGATGGTGGTGCTAATTTAACCGCATTAAATTCCACTTTCATTTCAAATGATGGTGGAAGTTATGGTGGAGGTATTTCAACCTGGGGAGGTTATTTCACCATAGATTCATGTATTTTCAAATCATGCACTGCTAGTTCTGGAAGTGCAGTTTACAGCAGAGCAAGGGGTGGAAACATTACCAATTCCATCGTTCTCGGATCTGTTTACGACAATAATGAAGGAGTTGTTATAGCCAATAACAATTGGTGGGGATCTAACGATAATCCATATCCTAATGAAGGCAAAGTACCTAAAGTAGAAACTTGGATAGTGCTAAACAGTACTTCAGATTTCACAGACAATCTTGGAGCAGGAGATGTCATTTCTGTTGATGCATACTTTGTTTTGAATAATGGAACTCCTATTGCAGATCCTGCTTTATTTGAAGGATACAATGTAACAATCAATGGAGAAGAAACCACAATTGAAAATGGAAAAGCTAGTAGAAATTACACCTTATTAAAAGGTAGCAACATTATCCCAATAAGTGCAGATAATGCAAATATTGAATTAAGTTACTTTGTTAAAGAATCTACAACCATAGAAATCACTAACATACCTGCCCTTAATGTAGGTCAAAAAGGTGATGTGACTGCTGTTGTTAAAAATGAAACTGGAGATGTAATTGATACTATCACTGTTCCTTATTCTGCTGATGCTGCAGGTAACTTTACTGTTACTTTAACTTATCCTGGTAATGAGACTTATATGAGTGCTACTAGGAATGTTACTGTTGAAGTATGTAAAGGAACAACCACTCTTGAAACTGTTGGTAATCTTCCTAATTTGACTGTTGGTCAGATGGCGGCTATTATGATTAATGTTAAGGATGAAAAGGGTAATGTGATTGACAATATTACTGTTCCTTATTCTGCTGATGCTGCAGGTAACTTTACTGTTCCTGTAAACTTTGCTGGTAATGATAATTACTTGCCAGCTTCAATGAACATTACATTAAATGTTGCCAAGGCATCTGCTTCAATTTCAGTAACAGTACCTGATATAGCTTATGGAGACAATGTCACAGTAACTATTTCATCTTCTAAAGAGTTAAACGGAGAAGTAATAGTCAATATCAACGGCACAGAATTCACAGTACCTATTGTAAATGGTACCGCAAGCTTCAATAAGAATCTTGGTTTATCCGCAGGCAAATATAATGTTAAAGCAAACTTCACTGGAGACAACAGTTACACAAGTGTAGCAGCAAATACTGAATTTACTGTAGATAAAGTTGCTACATCAATAACTGCAGAAAATATCGTGCTTAAAGTCGGAGAAAACGGCAATATCGTCGGAGAAGTCCAAGACGAAAAAGGAAATGTAATTGACAAAATTACTGTTCCTTTCAATGCTACCGATGCAGGTATCTTTACTGTACCAATAGTTTATGCTGGTAATGAAAACTATAATGAATCCTCCATTAATATTAACGTTACTGTTAATAGGGGTTCCACAACAATTGAAATAACCAAGATACCAGAGTTGACAATTGGGGAAACCGGAGATATCACTGCAGATGTTAAGGATGAAAAGGGTAATGTGATTGACACTATTACAGTTCCTTATTCTGCTGATGCTGCAGGTAACTTTACTGTTCCTGTAAACTTTGCTGGTAATGATAATTACTTGCCGTCATCTACAGATGTTACTGTTAGTGTTTTCAAATCATCAGCTGATTTAGAAACTGATGACCTTGAAATGTACTTTAAGGACGGTAGCCAATATAAGGTAACTGTTAAGGATTCTCGCGGAAACCCTGTTGCTGGTGAGAAAGTAACTTTAATTCTTAATGGGGATCGTTTTAAAGATCTCACTTATCAGAGAACTACAGATGAAAACGGTGTTGCATCTCTTCCAATTAACTTAATCAAAGGAGAATACAGCATTACTGCTTGTTATGATTCCAAGAACATAACTTCAAAAGTATCTGTATTGGTCCGTGAAAACAAGTTAAGTGCAGACAATATAGTGAAATACTATAGAAATGGAACACATTACACTGTTAAACTCACAAATGAGAAAGGAAATCCTATTGTTGGTGAGAAAATAACTGTTACTCTTAAAGGTAAAAGTTTCAATGACCTTAAATATGTTATAACAACCAATAGTGATGGAGTTGCTACACTTCCAATTAACCTGGTTGCAGGCAACTACGAAATCACTGCTCAATATGATGATGTGAAAATAAAAACACAAATTGAAGTAAAAGATGTTTTAATAACAAATGACTTAACCAAATCAGTTTCAAAAGCAGCTACACTTGATGCTACTTTCTTGGATGACCATGGTAAACCATTGGTCGGGCAAAAAGTAACCTATACTTTTAAATTCCCAACAAAAACAGTCTCTTATACAAAAATAACAGACAACAATGGTGTAGCAAAACTACCAATCAACCTGGCAAAAGGAACATACAAAGTAACTGTAACCACAGAAACTGGAGTCAAAAAAGAAGCAAACATCAAAGTAACAGCATAA
- a CDS encoding aldo/keto reductase — MKKLSFGLMRLPLKSDDVKDIDYDEICRMVDYGMERGFNFFDSAYEYHDGNCDLAVKKCIVDRYPREDFILSNKFPTYAVDLDVDMEEIFNEQLEKCGVEYFDYYMLHALDKKLYEGFVMEKNCFQFLKDLKKQGKIRKIGISFHDDAELLERILIENKEIEFVLLQINYLDWINRSIQSSKCYKVAKKYGKEIMVMEPLKGGVLANLPDDVRMMFEAYNSDMSVASWGIRFAASLEGVSTVLSGMNSMDDVKDNISYMEDFQPLNPTENKILKQVRRLIIESIPLACTYCDYCIPICPENIPISKFLSIYNDACAYDEPQDFHRAYYLNFARKQNPATVCTECGDCEEICTQHLKIIDILKNLEDFLGIGSNQFKL; from the coding sequence ATGAAAAAATTAAGTTTTGGTTTAATGAGATTGCCGCTCAAATCCGATGACGTAAAGGACATAGACTATGATGAAATCTGCAGAATGGTCGATTACGGAATGGAGAGAGGTTTCAATTTTTTTGATTCAGCATATGAATATCATGATGGAAACTGTGATTTGGCTGTAAAGAAGTGCATTGTTGACAGATATCCTCGTGAAGACTTTATATTATCCAACAAATTTCCAACATATGCTGTAGACTTAGATGTGGATATGGAAGAAATATTCAACGAGCAGCTTGAGAAGTGTGGCGTAGAATATTTCGATTATTACATGCTCCATGCTCTTGACAAGAAACTCTATGAGGGATTCGTAATGGAAAAGAACTGTTTCCAGTTCCTTAAGGATTTGAAAAAGCAGGGAAAAATAAGAAAGATTGGAATTTCATTTCATGATGATGCGGAGCTACTTGAAAGAATCCTGATTGAAAACAAGGAAATAGAATTTGTCCTGCTTCAGATTAACTATCTTGACTGGATCAACAGGTCAATACAGTCCAGCAAATGCTACAAGGTAGCCAAAAAGTACGGAAAGGAAATTATGGTTATGGAACCGCTGAAAGGAGGGGTCCTGGCCAACCTGCCTGACGATGTGAGGATGATGTTTGAGGCATACAACTCCGACATGTCCGTAGCTTCATGGGGAATCCGTTTTGCAGCCAGTCTTGAAGGCGTATCAACAGTCTTGTCAGGAATGAATTCCATGGATGATGTAAAGGACAACATAAGCTATATGGAAGATTTCCAGCCTTTGAACCCTACTGAAAACAAGATATTGAAGCAAGTACGAAGACTGATAATAGAATCAATTCCTCTTGCATGTACCTATTGCGATTATTGCATTCCAATCTGTCCGGAAAACATTCCTATCTCCAAGTTCCTGTCAATCTACAATGACGCATGTGCTTATGATGAACCTCAGGATTTCCATAGGGCATATTACCTGAATTTCGCAAGGAAGCAAAATCCTGCAACCGTATGTACGGAATGTGGTGACTGCGAAGAGATATGCACACAGCATCTGAAGATAATCGACATCTTGAAAAACCTTGAAGACTTTCTGGGCATAGGCTCCAATCAATTCAAGTTGTAA
- a CDS encoding aldo/keto reductase, with protein MKKLGLGFMRFPLKSDNNKDIDYEKVSEMVDYSMERGFNFFDSGYEYHDGFADVAIRKCLVERYPREDFLISNKLPVYSFTPETDIEAIFNEQLEKCGVEYFDYYMLHCLTAKLYDGLMKELDFFGFISRLKEEGKIKKLGISHHDDANVLNRILTDHPEIEFVLLQINYLDWISPSIQSSKCYKVAKRHGKEILVMEPLKGGNLVNIPADASQMLVRHNPDATIASWGLRFAGGLEGVSTVLSGMSNMEQLKENIECMDELKPLDSSEKKVLRMARKIISDGNPIDCTYCDYCIPKCPENIPISKFFSLYNNAKMAAELQDLHFVYYKNYAREGNPASACTECGECEAICTQHLRVIDGLKDVRDLLEKDDD; from the coding sequence ATGAAAAAGCTAGGTTTGGGATTTATGAGGTTTCCTCTAAAGTCCGACAATAATAAGGACATCGACTATGAAAAGGTGTCTGAAATGGTGGACTATTCAATGGAAAGAGGATTTAATTTTTTTGACTCAGGATATGAATACCATGACGGATTCGCTGATGTGGCCATTAGAAAATGCTTGGTTGAAAGGTATCCTCGTGAGGATTTCCTTATTTCCAACAAGCTGCCTGTTTATAGCTTTACTCCTGAAACAGATATTGAAGCCATTTTCAACGAGCAGCTGGAGAAGTGCGGTGTGGAATATTTTGACTATTATATGTTGCATTGCCTTACTGCAAAGCTGTATGATGGCCTGATGAAGGAGCTTGACTTCTTCGGATTCATCAGTAGGCTTAAGGAGGAGGGAAAAATCAAGAAGCTTGGAATTTCCCATCATGATGATGCAAACGTGTTAAACAGGATACTGACAGATCATCCTGAAATAGAATTTGTCCTGCTTCAGATCAACTATCTTGACTGGATCAGTCCTTCAATACAGTCCAGCAAATGCTACAAGGTAGCCAAAAGGCACGGGAAGGAAATTCTGGTCATGGAGCCTCTGAAAGGAGGAAACCTGGTAAACATTCCTGCAGACGCTTCACAAATGCTTGTCCGCCACAATCCCGATGCTACAATAGCATCATGGGGCTTGCGATTTGCAGGTGGCCTTGAGGGGGTTTCGACAGTTCTTTCTGGAATGTCAAATATGGAGCAGCTGAAGGAAAACATTGAATGCATGGATGAGCTGAAGCCATTGGACAGCTCAGAAAAGAAGGTACTGAGGATGGCTAGAAAAATCATTTCAGATGGGAATCCTATTGACTGCACCTATTGCGATTATTGCATTCCGAAATGTCCGGAAAACATTCCTATCTCAAAGTTCTTTTCACTTTATAACAATGCAAAGATGGCTGCTGAACTGCAGGATTTGCATTTTGTTTATTATAAGAACTATGCAAGGGAAGGCAATCCTGCCTCTGCATGCACAGAATGTGGGGAGTGCGAAGCCATATGTACTCAGCATCTCCGGGTAATCGACGGACTTAAGGATGTCAGGGACCTCTTGGAGAAGGATGATGATTGA